Part of the Salinimonas lutimaris genome, GTATTTACAGTACCGGGTAAACTGCTCAGTGCGCCATGCCTTGCTGTCGGGCTTTTTTGATTCCATTGGTTTATATCAGCAGCCAGACCGGCAACAACAGGCCATTGCTGAGCAGTGGCTAACCCTTTTACAGCTAAGTGACCAGGCACACACGCCGCTACAGTCACTTAGTGAGGGGGACCGGCGTCTGGTTTTGATCGCCCGGGCAATGATAAAGCAGCCGGCACTGCTGATACTCGATGAGCCCTGTAACGGCCTGGATCCGCTTAACCGGGCAAAAGTCCTGGCCCTGACCTCGCGCCTGATGGCACAAAGCACTACCACTGTGCTGTATGTGAATCATCACCGCGAAGATACTTTGAAGGGTAAAACATCTGTACTGGATCTGAGCGACTATCAGGCCGGGTAGTGACCTGACCGAAATTATTCTGACTTTTTTTCATCTTTATTACGCTGTTGTTGCTTTATTTTCACCCACCTTTTCATGCACTTTACAAATTTCACTGTATATAAATACAGGTCAAACCCAATAGCTACGCGGCTTTCAGGCCGGTTTTTTCCTTGACAGTGGGAACAGAACCTACCTAAACTGTTCTCAGTGGGTAAAAGTGGCGAAATGTGGATCAAAAGGGAAACATTTGGCAGATCAGCACTCGATTTAAAACAAGAAAAATACCAGCAAAAAATAAAAGGCTAGGGGAATGTTCCGCGGCGCTAATACAATCAATCTGGATGCAAAAGGGCGGTTGGCAATACCAACAAAATACCGTCAACCCCTTCTGGATGATTGTACCGGACAGCTGGTCTGCACAGTCGATTTACATCATGACTGTTTGCTGCTTTACCCACTTCCCGAATGGGAAGAATTAGAATTAAAATTAAGTAAACTCTCCAACACCCATCCGGCAGAACGGCGCGTAAAACGTCTTTTGCTGGGGCATGCTGCTGAAGTCGATATGGATAAAAGCGGCCGGGTTCTTGTTCCCCCTGTGTTGCGTACCTATGCCGGCCTGGATAAAGAGATCATACTGATGGGTCAGCTGACCAATTTTGAGATCTGGGATGCCGCCTTATGGCGAAGTCAGGTTCAGGAAGATATGGAAATTGAGCGTGGCAGAGAGTTTGAACCGACAGAACGATTACAGGACCTTATATTATGACAACCGACTATGCACATATTTCGGTGTTGCTTAACGAGTGCATTGACGGTTTAGCTATTGACCCGGATGGGATTTACGTCGATGCGACATTTGGCCGCGGCGGCCATTCAGCCAAAATTCTGGAAAACCTGTCAGCGCAGGGCCGGTTAATTGCTTTTGACCGGGACCCGCAAGCCATCGAGGCAGCTAAACGCTTCGCCGGTGATGACCGCTTTACCATTATTCATGAACCGTTCGGACAGCTGGCGGACGAGCTGGCCAGCCGTGGTTTGAGCGGCAAAATCAATGGGGTACTGATGGATCTGGGCGTTTCTTCACCCCAGCTTGATGATGCCAGCCGCGGTTTTAGTTTTTTGCGCGACGGACCCCTGGATATGCGCATGGACACCAGTCGTGGCGTCAGTGCCGCAGACTGGCTAAACAGCGCCGAAGAGCAGGACATTGCACAGGTGATCAAAGAGTTCGGTGAGGAAAAGTTTGGCAAGCGTATCGCCCACGCCATTGTTAATCGCCGCGCCGAGCAACCGCTGTCCCGTACGCTTGAGCTGGCAGAGCTGATTGACGAAGCAGTGCCGGTTAAAGATAAGTACAAACATCCGGCAACCCGTGCGTTTCAGGGAATCCGCATTTATATCAATGCAGAGCTGGATCAGCTGCGTGATGGGTTAAAAGCCGGTGTGGAAGTACTGCAACCCGGTGGCCGGCTGGCGGTGATCTCGTTCCACTCGCTCGAAGATCGCCTGGTAAAACGCTTTATTAAG contains:
- the mraZ gene encoding division/cell wall cluster transcriptional repressor MraZ, with product MFRGANTINLDAKGRLAIPTKYRQPLLDDCTGQLVCTVDLHHDCLLLYPLPEWEELELKLSKLSNTHPAERRVKRLLLGHAAEVDMDKSGRVLVPPVLRTYAGLDKEIILMGQLTNFEIWDAALWRSQVQEDMEIERGREFEPTERLQDLIL
- the rsmH gene encoding 16S rRNA (cytosine(1402)-N(4))-methyltransferase RsmH; translated protein: MTTDYAHISVLLNECIDGLAIDPDGIYVDATFGRGGHSAKILENLSAQGRLIAFDRDPQAIEAAKRFAGDDRFTIIHEPFGQLADELASRGLSGKINGVLMDLGVSSPQLDDASRGFSFLRDGPLDMRMDTSRGVSAADWLNSAEEQDIAQVIKEFGEEKFGKRIAHAIVNRRAEQPLSRTLELAELIDEAVPVKDKYKHPATRAFQGIRIYINAELDQLRDGLKAGVEVLQPGGRLAVISFHSLEDRLVKRFIKDQSKGKVVPHNLPVTQAEIDADKVLRPVGKAMKPSDEEIAVNVRSRSSVLRVAEKL